The DNA window GGTTGATTGCCGTTTGTCTCAAGTTCACCTGATTCCACCTGATATGATTATGCGTTGTCGAAACTTTTTATGGGACGTGGCACTGTAATGACGAAATCCACTGGCGAGCCGGACGGTCTGCCGGGCAAGGCGATCTCATCCATCAGGCGGCACGGGATGTTGTCGGGTGGAGAGCGTGTCGTGGTGAGCGTGTCCGGCGGCCCGGATTCCGTAGCTCTCCTGCTTTTCCTGAGCGAGATAGCCCCCGGAATGAACCTCACGCTTGCCGTCTTTCACATCGATCACATGCTGAGGGGCGAGGAGTCGCGCTCGGACGCTGCCTTTGTGAAAGAACTCGCGGAAAAACTCGGCCTGGAATCGCGCGTCGTCGCCGTGGATGTGCGTAAAGAGATGGAAGGCAATCGTCGTTCGCCTCAAGACGCCGCGCGAGCCGTGAGGTCTGAGCGCCTTCTCGATTTCGCGGCGGAGTGGGGCGCGGATCGGGTGGCCGTTGGCCACACCGCCGACGACCAGGTGGAGACATTCCTGATGCGCGTTGTGCAGGGAGCGGGGCTTACCGGGCTTGCCTCGATCAACGCGGTCTCGGGCGTCATCGTCAGGCCATTGATCGAGGTTTGGCGCCGCGAGATCGAGGAGTATCTCAACGTCAGGGGCGCCGACTCGCGTTTGGATCGGAGCAATCTGACGCCCGCCTACCTGCGTAACAGGATCAGGCTCAAGCTTCTTCCATGTCTGGTGTCGGAATTTGGCGACGCGGTGAAAGATGTGATTCTCAGGGAGGTGGAGTCGCTCTCGGAGGATCGTGAGTTTTTCACCTGTCTGGCGCGCGATGCCTTTGACCAGGCCGCTATCTCTGGCAAAGCGCAGGTTCGTATCGACAGGGAAAGGTTCATGTCCATGGCGCTGTCGCTCCAGCGCGGGGTGATAAGGGAATCCTGGGCGCGCCTGGCGCCTGGCGCGCCGATGCTTGCCTGGCAACACGTGGCGGATATCATCGATAAGGTAGTTTTGGGGAAGAGCGGATCCGCGATCGACCTGCCGCTAGGATTGGTCGCGCAGCGCGAATACGACGAAATCATCATCCGGCGCAAGGCGCCCGAGCGAGAGAGAATGCCTCCCGCGAGCCTCGCCATACCAGGCGTCGTGAGGCTTCCTCATGGGCCTGTCATCGAAGCGACCTGTGTATCCACGGACGAAGTGACGTTCAGCGACGATCTCTCAGTAGAGTTTGTTCGCGGCGACCTCGAGCGCCTGCTCGAGGTTAGAACTCCACGACCGGGGGATCGTTTTCAACCGCTGGGCTTCCCGCATGAGAAAAAACTGAAGAACTTTTTCATAGATGCCAAGGTGCCGAGGCGAGAAAGGCTCACAGTACCGATTGTGCTGGATGAGGGCCGCGTCGTCTGGGTCGCGGGGCTGCGGCTGGATGATCGCTACAAGCTCCGATCGACGGACAGGCGCGCGATAATGTTGCGCCTGTGCGACGAAGCTGTTTCAGATAAAATAAGGTAGGATGCGGGAGGGGAGAATGCGTGGTGGCTGGATTCGAGATAGATGAGACGGTGTACGGCGAACAGGAGATACAGGCTCGAGTTCGAGACATGGCAGGGGAGATAAGCGGGGATTACGGCCCTGAAGGTGTTTTCCTCATAGGCATCTTGAAAGGCGCATTCATGTTTCTCGCGGATCTGGCGCGCTCTATCACAATCCCGGTACGGTTTGATTTCATGGCGTGCTCCTCGTATGGCTCATCTCGAAAAACTTCCGGTATAGTTAGAATTCTCAAGGATCTGGATACGGATATAAGGGGAAAAGATGTCCTTGTTGTAGAGGACATAATAGACACAGGTTTGACGTTGAGTTATCTGTTAAAGAACCTGAAAGCTCGCGAACCGGCTTCACTTGAGATTTGCTCGCTTCTCAACAAGAAGCGCGTCGAGGGCAAAGTTGATCTGCCGATAAAGTACGAGGGCTTCTCGATTCCCGATGTGTTTGTCGTAGGCTATGGACTCGACTACGACGAGCAATTCCGCAACCTGCCGTATATCGCGAAACTGAAAAAGTAAGGCGTCTCCTTGTCCTTGTGGTATGCTTTTCTGTGTGAAACTAAGTGCCCCTTTCCATAAATACGGTAACGTACCGAGAGCGTCGATGCGCCGTTCCTTAAAAGGCCGCGTGACAGAGTCGTACTCGGTGAGTACGGGGAGGGAGCGGAACGCAGCAGGCGCGGATGCAGCGGCGGTCGCTTGCGAGTATTTATGGAAAGGGGCACTAAGGAAAACTGGTCTGAACAATCGGTTGCTCCTGGCGCTCCTGATAAAGTGAGACAAACATGATGAAGAAGTACGCTAAAACTATAATGTTCTGGATGGCAATCCTGTTCCTGGTCGCGTTGCTCATGATCCATCCACTGTGGCGCCAGCCTGCCAGGGAGAAGACGTTTTCGCGGTTCATGGAGCAGGTTCGGGAAGATAAGGTCATGACTGTAAAGATCTTCAACAGAGATCAACGAATAGAGTATGAGCTCAAAAACAAGGAGTGTTTCAAGACCGCGTTCCCCGTCAACTACGACATAACAAAGGCACTGGCCGGCAAGCATGTCAGCATTGCCGTCGATCCGCAAACCAGTACCAGCATGTTCGCTATTTTGATTCAAATTCTTCCACTGCTTCTCATGGTCGGGCTGGTTCTGTTTTTCATGCAGCAGATGCAGGGGGGGGGAAACCGTGTCCTGTCTTTTGGAAAGAGCCGCGCGCGGCAGATAACCAGGGACATGCCGAAGGTCACCTTCGAGGACGTGGCGGGGGTCGATGAAGCGGTAGAAGAGCTGAAGGAGATCGAGGAGTTTCTCGAGAACCCCGGCAGGTTCCAGGCTCTTGGCGCCAAGATCCCCAAGGGCGTGCTTCTCTACGGCCCGCCCGGTTCAGGTAAGACACTGCTCGCGCGCGCGGTTGCCGGTGAGGCGGGCGTGCCTTTCTTCAGCATCTCGGGCTCTGATTTCGTGGAGATGTTCGTGGGCGTCGGCGCTGCCCGCGTGCGCGATCTGTTCGGGCAGGCCAAGACAAGCGCGCCATGCATCATATTCATGGATGAAATCGACGCGGTCGGGCGTCAGCGAGGCGCCGGGCTCGGTGGCGGCCACGACGAGCGAGAGCAGACGCTCAACCAGTTGCTTGTCGAGATGGACGGATTTGAAACCGAGGCGGGCGTAATCATGATCGCCGCGACAAACCGGCCCGATATTCTCGACCCCGCGCTCCTTCGACCCGGGCGATTTGACAGGCAAATTGTCGTGGAGAGACCAGACCTCGAGGGGCGCAAGGCTATTCTCAGGGTCCACACGAAGGGCAAGCCACTCGAAAAGAAGATCGACATAGACGTGCTTGCGCGCCGCACCCCGGGATTTACGGGCGCCGACCTTGCGAACATGGTCAATGAGGCAGCGTTGCTTTCGGCGCGACACAATAAGAAAAACGTGGACATGATCGAGATGGAAGAGGCGATTGACAGAGTTGTCGCGGGGCCGGAGAAAAAGACCCGCCTCATCTCGGATCGCGAGAAAGAGATCATCGCCTACCACGAGACCGGGCACGCGCTTGTGGCGCACACACTGCCAAACGCCGACCCGGTGCACAAGATATCAATCATTCCGCGCGGGCAGGCGCTGGGCTATACACTGACGTTGCCGACCGAGGACAAATACCTGGTCACTAGGTCCGAGCTCGTGGATGAACTGGCGATGTTGCTGGGCGGACGCACCGCCGAGGAGATGATCTTCAACGACATAACCACGGGCGACCAGAATGACATCGATCGCGCGACCAAGGTGGCGCGATCGATGGTAATGGAGTACGGCATGAGCGAGAAGCTTGGCCCTGTCACTCTCGGCCACAAGCAGGAGCAGGTGTTCCTGGGTCGCGACTTTGTCGCGGAGCCGAACTACTCCGATGATGTGGCCTTCCAGATAGACCAGGAAGTCAGGCGCATGATTGACGAGGCCCACATGGAGGCCAGGCGCATCCTTGCCGAGCAGAGGGAGCGTCTCGATATTATCGCCAGGATACTGATATACAAGGAGACTGTTGACAAAGATGAGTTGTTAGACTTGCTGGATGGCGACCCGGGGGAAATCTACAGCAGGTTCATCGAGGAGAAACAAGCGGCCGAAGCCAAAGTCGCCGCGATGGAGACGCCTGAAAAGCCCGCGGGAAAGAGGCTTCACGGCAAAAAGACCGCAAGGCCACCCATCACCACAAAGCCCGAGGTTTTGCCCGAGCGGTAGACGGAAAGGTAGACGGTGCCTGACCCCTGGACTTTTGGTGCCTGTTAGGATCGGAATTTAGATTGCTCTGCTATGATAGCATGCCGGAGGCTGGTTGGGCCAGTTCGTCCTGGGTCATTCCCACGCGTCTCAAGCAGTAGAACTGTTCGCCAACAACTCCTTGAGCTTTCCGCATTCGCGGAGTGGAAGTGCTTTAACTTTTTCGTGGAGGTCATATTCCCTCGACCCGGGATAAACGACATACAGGATTTCGAGGTTGAGATCCTGGAGCGCGACGTGCATTGACTTCGTCATTGACGGCGCGTCGGTACATTTGAATTCGAAACCGATGGCCTTCCCTTCCCGGAAGACCAGCAGATCCAGCTCAGCGCCACACTGCGTGCTCCAGAAATATGCGTTTTCAGCCACCCTTATGATCCCGAGTACCTGCTCCAGCGCGAAGCCCTCCCAGGAGACACCGTACTGTGGGTGGGCGCGCAACGCGTTCATATCCGGTATCCAGAGCAGCGAGTGCAACAGGCCACTGTCGCGGACATAGACCTTTGGGGATTTGACCTGCCGCTTCTTGAGGTTCGCGAACCATGGTGGCAGAACTCGGATCATGTACGATCCTTCCAGAATGTCCCGATAGTGTAACGCCGTTTTCGATGATGACCCGATAGATCGCGCGAGCTCCGAAGCGTTCCATACGCGCCCGTGGTAGTGCGCAAGCATCGTCCAGAATCGGCGCAGCGCCACCGACGGGATTCGAAAGCCCAGTTGCGGGATGTCCCGTTCGAGAAAAGACGCAACGAACGCCTCTCGCCAACGGAAGCTTCCCTCTTCGCGTTCGGCGAGCAAGGCCCGGGGGAATCCACCGCGTGTCCACAAGGTTTCCTGGTTGGCGAAGCCGACTTCACAGAGGTTGAGACCTGGAACGTGTACGAAAAGAGCCCGTCCCGCCAGGGACTCGGATACTCCACGAACGAGGCCTGGTGATGCGCTCCCAAGCGCGAGGAAACGGGCGGGCACGCGGGGTCGGTCGGCAAGGGGTCGAAGAGCGGAGAAAAGCTCGGGCATCCGCTGAATCTCGTCGATGACCACGAGGCCTCTCAGCGGCTCGAGGGTGAGTTCCGGGGTAGAGATGGCAGCCTGATCCGCCGCCCGCTCGAGGTCGAAGTACGTGACCACTTCGTCTCCGCGCTCTTTGTAATGCTGGACTACCATCTGCGCGAGAGTGGTCTTGCCCGTTTGACGGGCGCCTGTGAGTATAGTGACTGGTGCTTCGTCCAACGCCTGAAGTACCTTGTTCAGTAACGCTGTTCGAGGAATCAGCCTTTCTGAATGTTGCATAATTGGATTCTATCTCCAAATAATGTAGTAAATCAACCCCATTTCGGGCACGGACACAATCGGCGGTTACTCGGAATAAAAACGCAACACAGGGGCCTGACCCCATCTGTTGCGTTTTAGTATTTGAAAAAGTGCATAAACGTATGTAGAGTTTGAGTACCCGACATAGGAGGCGCTTACGTGGATCGTGAAAAAATAGAGACAGCCGTCAGGATGATCCTGGAGGCGATCGGTGAAGATCCGGACAGGGAAGGGTTGCTTCTCACGCCAGGTCGGGTGGCTGGCATGTACGAGGAAATACTCTCCGGCATCGGCCTCGATGCGATCGATGGTTTGGAGGTGCGGTTCGACGAGGATCACGAGGAGATGATCGTTGTCAGGGACATCGCCTTGTATTCGATTTGCGAGCACCATCTCATGCCCTTTATCGGCAAAGCTCACGTGGCGTACGTCCCTGCCGAATCAGGACAGATAACCGGCATCAGCAAACTTGCCCGCGTCGTGGATACTCTCTCCAGGCGGCTGCAGGTTCAGGAAAGATTGACCACGCAGATCGCCGACACTGTGATGGAAGGGTTGAACGCGCAGGGCGTTCTGGTAGTGATCGAGGCCGAACACCTGTGCATGTCTATGAGAGGGATCAAGAAGCCGGGAGCAATGACGATCACCTCGGCGGTCAGGGGTTTATTCTATAAAAGCCCCGCGGCCCGCGCCGAAGCGTTGTCTCTCATCATGAGGAACAACTAGTGCGACAAAACGGCAAGGCGAGCGAGTGTTCATCCAGATTCAATCCGCGCCTTCTTCGCGTGGAAGGGGAGGACGACGCGCGCAGGCTCTTGGAAGAGCTCGGGACTGATTCCATTGGGGCGTCCATCATGTCAAAGAAGATGGCGCACGTGGTGATAAAGGTCGAAAACGTCGAGGCCAGGGCCGCGAATGTCATCAAACAGGTAATGCTGTCCAAGGGGGGCGAGTGCGCCACCCCACGAGACACTCTCCTGAAGATGACAGAACACGTGTCGGTTATCATGATTGGCACCGTGAGACAGTTCTTTGAAGCCGTTAAAAACTTTTCCATGCAGCCGTTCGGACTCAAAGCGCTGGCCGGGGAGGTGGAGGCGTTGCTGCGGGACGCCCTTCCTCATAAAGGCGCGACGCATGCCATCCAGGCGGGCGAGTACACACTGAAGACAGGCGGCCGCACCCTTGTTATGGGCGTAGTGAACGTGACACCTGATTCTTTTTCCGATGGGGGTCGGTTTGTGGAGCTCGAGAGCGCTCACGCGCACGCGCTCGAAATGGCCGCTTCAGGCGTCGATATCATCGACATCGGCGGTGAGTCCACGCGCCCCGGCGCCGAGCCTGTTAGCGTCGATGAGGAAGCGAGGCGGACGATAACGTTCATCGAATCGCTTGCCCGCGAGATCCGCGTACCAATTTCTATCGACACTTACAAGGCTGAGATTGCTTCGATGGCGCTGGACGCGGGCGCGTCGCTGGTCAACGACATCAGCGCGCTGCGGCTGGACGAGAAGATGGCGCCGTTGATCGCCGACCGGGGCGCGCCGGTAATACTCATGCACATGCGGGGAACACCCGGGAACATGCAGGAGAGCCCTGTATACGATGACGTCGTGGGAGATATTTTGAGATTTCTGCGCGAGCGATCCGAGTTCGCGCGCGAGGCGGGCGTCATGCCGGAGAAGATAATGATCGACCCCGGGATCGGCTTTGGCAAGACCGTGGAGCACAACCTCGAAATAATGCGAAGGTTGGAGGAGTTCAAGAGTCTCGGGTATCCCCTGGTGCTTGGCGCTTCGAGAAAGAGGTTCATCGGATCCGTGCTCGAGCGCGAGGTGGGAGAGCGGCTGATGGGAACCGCGGCCACGGTGGCTTTCGCGATTGCGAGGGGTGTCGATATCGTCCGCGTACACGATGTGCCGGAAATGCTCGAGGTCGCGAAGATGGCCGATGCCCTCGCCGGGAAGTGGAGGCCCGATGAAGAGTAAAGGCTCATGCGTCGTAACGATCAGCGGTGTGCGGGTGTTCGCGCGCCACGGCGTTCTTCCAAAGGAGAAGAAGCGTCGCCAGGAGTTCCTGATTGACATCGAGATAGAGCTCGATGGTCCACCGTTGTCGGACGAGCTGTCCTCGACCGTCGATTACGCCGATGTCGCTTCGAAGGCGGCGTCTCTTGCCACAAACAGGAGCTATGATCTTATCGAGACACTTGCCTTTGACATCGCGTCGAGCGTTCTGGAGTCCAGGTTCGCGAGAAAAGCTACAGTGACCGTCAAGAAACCCGGCGCCTCGATGCCGGTTCACGTTGAATGCGTCGGGGTTACGGTAAGCAAAGATCGGCCCGCTGAAAGCGGCGGGTGTGGTGATGCGCGAAAGAGCGTTTCGTCGTGAGCCGCGCCTTTATCGGAATGGGCTCGAACATGGAAGACAGGCTCGAGCATCTCAAGGCGGGAATCGGCGCGCTGGCCGCCGCGGCCCCTGATGTAATAATTGTAAGCAAGTCGAGCGTTTACGGCTCGGCGCCTGTGGGGATGACTGACCAGCCCGATTTTCTGAACGCTGTCGTCGCGGTCGAGACCACTTTCGACCCGTACGAGCTGTTGAGCCTGTTGCACGAGATAGAGAGTGAGAGAGGAAGGAAGCGAATCGCCCATTGGGGTCCGAGAACCCTCGATCTCGACATTCTTATGTTCGGTGATCTCGAGCAGGACGATCCCAGACTCACACTGCCGCACCCCAGGCTCACCGAACGGTGTTTCGCGTTGGCGCCGTTGCTCGAGATCGACCCGGCCGCCGCGTTGCCGGACGGCACGCCGCTTCAATCGGCGCGCGAAAAGTTAGGCGACGCACAGGGCGTATGGCGCGTCGGCGACCTGATGACACCCGCCGCGGATCGGACAGAAACAATCGCTGTCATTGGCGCCGGAAAAGTTGGCACGGCGATCGCGCGAGCGCTCTCCACAAAGGGATATCGCGTCGTGGCAGTGGCCGACCTCAAAAAAGACGCCCGCGAGCGCGCGGCGTCGCTCGCGGGCTCGAGACCGTTTGAGAGCTGTGTGGAAGCAGCCGCCCGCGCGGATGTCGTGATCATCACCACGCCCGATGGAGCAATAGAAGGGGTCTGCGGCGACATTTCCGGATCTAATGCGTCGCTCGTGGGAAAGAAGTTTATTCACATGAGCGGCGCGCTCCCGCTTGCCGCGCTCGAGACCGCGGCGTCGAGGGGCGCTGATACTCTTTCGATCCATCCTATCGCGACTTTCGCGGATCTGATGAGCGCCGAGCGGTTCCTGCCCGGGAGCGCGTTTGGTGTTACATGCGATCTCGCGCTTCTCCCGTGGGCCCGTGATTTTGTGTCGGCGATGGGAGGTCGCACGCTCGTTGTAGCGGATGGCGACAAGGTCCTGTACCACTCCGCGGCCGTTGTGGCGTGCAATTTGCTTGCCATGGTGTCTTACGGCGCGTACGTAATCGCGAGGAGGCTCGGCTTCCGCGACGAGGAGACCTCGCAAGCATTCGGCCCGCTGGCGGCCGCTACCGTGGAGAACGTGAGCGCTCTCGGGCCCGCGTCCGCGCTGACGGGCCCTCTGGCGCGCGGCGACATCGGGACGATCCGTGCGCACATTGATGTTCTCGAGAAGTTTGATC is part of the Candidatus Anoxymicrobium japonicum genome and encodes:
- the folE gene encoding GTP cyclohydrolase I FolE — translated: MDREKIETAVRMILEAIGEDPDREGLLLTPGRVAGMYEEILSGIGLDAIDGLEVRFDEDHEEMIVVRDIALYSICEHHLMPFIGKAHVAYVPAESGQITGISKLARVVDTLSRRLQVQERLTTQIADTVMEGLNAQGVLVVIEAEHLCMSMRGIKKPGAMTITSAVRGLFYKSPAARAEALSLIMRNN
- the hpt gene encoding hypoxanthine phosphoribosyltransferase; its protein translation is MAGEISGDYGPEGVFLIGILKGAFMFLADLARSITIPVRFDFMACSSYGSSRKTSGIVRILKDLDTDIRGKDVLVVEDIIDTGLTLSYLLKNLKAREPASLEICSLLNKKRVEGKVDLPIKYEGFSIPDVFVVGYGLDYDEQFRNLPYIAKLKK
- the folB gene encoding dihydroneopterin aldolase translates to MCRKCSRSRRWPMPSPGSGGPMKSKGSCVVTISGVRVFARHGVLPKEKKRRQEFLIDIEIELDGPPLSDELSSTVDYADVASKAASLATNRSYDLIETLAFDIASSVLESRFARKATVTVKKPGASMPVHVECVGVTVSKDRPAESGGCGDARKSVSS
- the tilS gene encoding tRNA lysidine(34) synthetase TilS, encoding MSKLFMGRGTVMTKSTGEPDGLPGKAISSIRRHGMLSGGERVVVSVSGGPDSVALLLFLSEIAPGMNLTLAVFHIDHMLRGEESRSDAAFVKELAEKLGLESRVVAVDVRKEMEGNRRSPQDAARAVRSERLLDFAAEWGADRVAVGHTADDQVETFLMRVVQGAGLTGLASINAVSGVIVRPLIEVWRREIEEYLNVRGADSRLDRSNLTPAYLRNRIRLKLLPCLVSEFGDAVKDVILREVESLSEDREFFTCLARDAFDQAAISGKAQVRIDRERFMSMALSLQRGVIRESWARLAPGAPMLAWQHVADIIDKVVLGKSGSAIDLPLGLVAQREYDEIIIRRKAPERERMPPASLAIPGVVRLPHGPVIEATCVSTDEVTFSDDLSVEFVRGDLERLLEVRTPRPGDRFQPLGFPHEKKLKNFFIDAKVPRRERLTVPIVLDEGRVVWVAGLRLDDRYKLRSTDRRAIMLRLCDEAVSDKIR
- the folK gene encoding 2-amino-4-hydroxy-6-hydroxymethyldihydropteridine diphosphokinase yields the protein MSRAFIGMGSNMEDRLEHLKAGIGALAAAAPDVIIVSKSSVYGSAPVGMTDQPDFLNAVVAVETTFDPYELLSLLHEIESERGRKRIAHWGPRTLDLDILMFGDLEQDDPRLTLPHPRLTERCFALAPLLEIDPAAALPDGTPLQSAREKLGDAQGVWRVGDLMTPAADRTETIAVIGAGKVGTAIARALSTKGYRVVAVADLKKDARERAASLAGSRPFESCVEAAARADVVIITTPDGAIEGVCGDISGSNASLVGKKFIHMSGALPLAALETAASRGADTLSIHPIATFADLMSAERFLPGSAFGVTCDLALLPWARDFVSAMGGRTLVVADGDKVLYHSAAVVACNLLAMVSYGAYVIARRLGFRDEETSQAFGPLAAATVENVSALGPASALTGPLARGDIGTIRAHIDVLEKFDPGLAEMYRAVSLWGLRLTEECGELDMGVIEQMKEILNRGQATSTAQR
- the folP gene encoding dihydropteroate synthase — encoded protein: MRQNGKASECSSRFNPRLLRVEGEDDARRLLEELGTDSIGASIMSKKMAHVVIKVENVEARAANVIKQVMLSKGGECATPRDTLLKMTEHVSVIMIGTVRQFFEAVKNFSMQPFGLKALAGEVEALLRDALPHKGATHAIQAGEYTLKTGGRTLVMGVVNVTPDSFSDGGRFVELESAHAHALEMAASGVDIIDIGGESTRPGAEPVSVDEEARRTITFIESLAREIRVPISIDTYKAEIASMALDAGASLVNDISALRLDEKMAPLIADRGAPVILMHMRGTPGNMQESPVYDDVVGDILRFLRERSEFAREAGVMPEKIMIDPGIGFGKTVEHNLEIMRRLEEFKSLGYPLVLGASRKRFIGSVLEREVGERLMGTAATVAFAIARGVDIVRVHDVPEMLEVAKMADALAGKWRPDEE
- a CDS encoding cell division protein FtsH, which gives rise to MKKYAKTIMFWMAILFLVALLMIHPLWRQPAREKTFSRFMEQVREDKVMTVKIFNRDQRIEYELKNKECFKTAFPVNYDITKALAGKHVSIAVDPQTSTSMFAILIQILPLLLMVGLVLFFMQQMQGGGNRVLSFGKSRARQITRDMPKVTFEDVAGVDEAVEELKEIEEFLENPGRFQALGAKIPKGVLLYGPPGSGKTLLARAVAGEAGVPFFSISGSDFVEMFVGVGAARVRDLFGQAKTSAPCIIFMDEIDAVGRQRGAGLGGGHDEREQTLNQLLVEMDGFETEAGVIMIAATNRPDILDPALLRPGRFDRQIVVERPDLEGRKAILRVHTKGKPLEKKIDIDVLARRTPGFTGADLANMVNEAALLSARHNKKNVDMIEMEEAIDRVVAGPEKKTRLISDREKEIIAYHETGHALVAHTLPNADPVHKISIIPRGQALGYTLTLPTEDKYLVTRSELVDELAMLLGGRTAEEMIFNDITTGDQNDIDRATKVARSMVMEYGMSEKLGPVTLGHKQEQVFLGRDFVAEPNYSDDVAFQIDQEVRRMIDEAHMEARRILAEQRERLDIIARILIYKETVDKDELLDLLDGDPGEIYSRFIEEKQAAEAKVAAMETPEKPAGKRLHGKKTARPPITTKPEVLPER